A portion of the Marinobacter alexandrii genome contains these proteins:
- a CDS encoding ABC transporter permease: MKIFKLVIESFRFAWSALRMNLLRTTLSLLGVTIGIFAIIAVFTLVDSLERSIKNSLSFLDANNLDIGRFPYEFGPNIPWWEYLKRPYATYEEYEFLKKNLNNAEGITIFASTGGKTVKYKSSSYNDVALVGVGHTHDEVYDVASDVEKGRYFTAAESYTGKNVAMIGYKIANKLFPSGESIGKEIKIKGLKYIVIAIFEEEGEGIFGDTGNDEVVLIPFQSFQKIFYSGRRTGVEPNISIKGKTDDIGLVELEAEITGLMRSKRGLGPKDKNDFSVNRQDAIMNIIGSTFDVIGVAGWAIGGFSILVGGFGIANIMFVSVRERTNIIGIQKSLGAKNFFILFQFLFEAIFLSLIGGAVGLFLVWLLSLASLGSLDLVLTMSNVILGLGVAGIIGVISGIVPALMAARLDPVIAIRTTG; the protein is encoded by the coding sequence ATGAAAATATTCAAATTAGTCATCGAAAGTTTCAGGTTTGCGTGGAGCGCCCTAAGAATGAATCTCCTCCGCACAACACTTTCTCTACTTGGTGTTACCATTGGAATATTTGCAATCATCGCTGTTTTTACTTTAGTTGACTCACTAGAAAGAAGCATTAAAAACAGTCTCAGCTTTTTGGACGCCAACAATCTCGATATCGGGAGATTTCCTTATGAGTTCGGCCCAAATATTCCATGGTGGGAATATCTGAAAAGACCCTATGCTACATATGAAGAGTATGAATTCCTCAAAAAAAATCTTAACAATGCTGAAGGAATCACCATTTTCGCTAGTACTGGAGGTAAAACAGTAAAATACAAAAGTAGCAGTTATAACGATGTTGCACTTGTAGGTGTAGGCCATACACATGACGAAGTATATGATGTTGCGAGTGATGTTGAAAAAGGCAGGTATTTTACTGCGGCTGAATCTTACACTGGTAAAAATGTAGCTATGATTGGCTACAAAATTGCGAACAAACTCTTTCCTAGTGGTGAATCAATAGGTAAGGAGATAAAAATAAAAGGACTCAAGTACATCGTTATAGCGATTTTCGAAGAGGAAGGAGAAGGGATTTTTGGAGATACAGGAAATGATGAAGTTGTTCTCATTCCTTTTCAATCCTTCCAAAAAATATTCTACTCTGGGCGGAGAACAGGGGTAGAACCTAATATTAGTATTAAGGGAAAAACCGATGATATTGGATTAGTCGAACTGGAAGCTGAGATAACTGGTCTCATGCGATCAAAACGTGGGCTAGGTCCAAAAGATAAAAATGATTTCTCCGTAAATCGGCAAGATGCAATCATGAACATTATCGGTTCCACATTCGATGTTATCGGGGTAGCCGGATGGGCTATTGGTGGATTTTCTATTCTCGTTGGTGGATTTGGAATAGCCAACATCATGTTTGTCTCTGTAAGAGAACGAACCAATATCATAGGAATTCAAAAATCCCTTGGAGCTAAAAATTTCTTCATCCTTTTCCAATTCCTTTTTGAAGCAATATTCTTAAGCCTAATTGGAGGTGCTGTAGGACTATTTCTGGTCTGGCTTCTATCACTGGCGAGCCTAGGAAGTCTCGATCTAGTATTGACCATGAGTAACGTCATTCTAGGATTAGGTGTAGCTGGAATTATTGGCGTAATCTCTGGAATAGTGCCTGCATTAATGGCAGCAAGATTAGACCCTGTGATAGCTATCCGAACAACTGGATAG